A DNA window from Clavibacter sepedonicus contains the following coding sequences:
- a CDS encoding GNAT family N-acetyltransferase has protein sequence MTALSPVASAADVEALHAFLAAADLTVTGLDDPGVRLWIQRDAAGRITGSTGFELSADGRHALIRSVAVAPSLRSGGLGSTLARHALAEATAAGAERAWLFSRRSGPFWQGLGFAEADRDALAAALPGARQVVAFRASGQLAREVAWSRALGATASGAA, from the coding sequence GTGACGGCCCTGTCGCCCGTCGCCTCCGCCGCGGACGTCGAGGCGCTGCACGCCTTCCTCGCGGCGGCGGACCTCACCGTCACGGGGCTCGACGACCCGGGCGTGCGGCTCTGGATCCAGCGCGACGCGGCCGGCCGCATCACCGGCAGCACGGGCTTCGAGCTCAGCGCGGACGGGCGGCACGCGCTGATCCGCAGCGTCGCGGTCGCGCCCTCCCTGCGGTCCGGGGGCCTCGGCTCGACGCTCGCCCGGCACGCGCTCGCCGAGGCGACCGCGGCCGGTGCCGAGCGCGCGTGGCTGTTCTCGCGGAGATCCGGTCCGTTCTGGCAGGGCCTCGGCTTCGCGGAGGCGGACCGCGACGCGCTGGCCGCCGCGCTGCCGGGCGCCCGCCAGGTCGTCGCGTTCCGCGCGAGCGGCCAGCTGGCGCGCGAGGTCGCGTGGTCACGGGCGCTGGGGGCGACCGCGTCGGGCGCGGCCTAG
- a CDS encoding dihydrofolate reductase family protein — MATTPELEEEHVRRLTAGLFTSVDGVVESPHLFQYDSFDPELGAGLGRMISSVTTAVMGRRGYEDWSAHWPAAPADDPFAAFVNPLEKLVATRTLTGDLGWNATRIEGDALAAIARLKETEGGEIAVLSSISLTRALLFAGLLDELTLMIHPVVAGAGRRLFEPDDPTTRLELRRSEITSAGNAVLTYARRTGD, encoded by the coding sequence ATGGCGACCACACCCGAACTCGAGGAGGAGCACGTGCGACGACTCACCGCAGGCCTGTTCACGTCCGTCGACGGCGTGGTGGAGTCGCCGCACCTGTTCCAGTACGACTCGTTCGACCCCGAGCTCGGCGCCGGCCTCGGCCGCATGATCTCGTCGGTCACCACCGCCGTGATGGGCCGCCGCGGCTACGAGGACTGGTCGGCGCACTGGCCGGCCGCGCCCGCCGACGACCCGTTCGCCGCGTTCGTCAACCCGCTCGAGAAGCTGGTCGCCACGCGCACCCTCACGGGCGACCTGGGGTGGAACGCCACGCGCATCGAGGGCGACGCGCTCGCGGCGATCGCCCGGCTGAAGGAGACGGAGGGCGGCGAGATCGCCGTGCTGTCGAGCATCTCGCTCACGCGCGCGCTGCTGTTCGCGGGGCTGCTCGACGAGCTGACCCTCATGATCCACCCGGTCGTCGCGGGCGCCGGGCGCCGCCTGTTCGAGCCCGACGACCCGACCACGCGGCTCGAGCTGCGGCGCTCCGAGATCACGAGCGCGGGCAACGCGGTGCTCACCTACGCGCGGCGCACCGGCGACTGA
- a CDS encoding NUDIX hydrolase, with protein MSSADAQPEPERTWTTTGRRDLHRGRVVLVEHDVQLPDGSASRYEVDESVPFAVATLVIDGDAVILSRQYRHPLGRWILDLPGGAGDASEQPADAARRELEEELGLVAPDLVPLRTYAVNPGRASWLVHVFACTTPTTAGVADRSDPSEQVRLVRMPVAELDALIAAGRIEDPTLLIARAAAAEQGLLPPVGQVASR; from the coding sequence ATGAGCAGCGCGGACGCCCAGCCCGAACCCGAGCGCACCTGGACCACGACCGGCCGCCGCGACCTGCACCGCGGACGCGTCGTCCTGGTCGAGCACGACGTGCAGCTGCCCGACGGATCCGCGTCGCGCTACGAAGTCGACGAGAGCGTGCCGTTCGCGGTCGCCACGCTCGTGATCGACGGCGACGCCGTGATCCTGTCGCGCCAGTACCGGCACCCGCTCGGCCGGTGGATCCTCGACCTCCCCGGCGGTGCGGGCGACGCCTCCGAGCAGCCCGCCGACGCCGCCCGCCGCGAGCTCGAGGAGGAGCTCGGCCTCGTCGCGCCCGACCTCGTGCCGCTGCGCACCTACGCCGTGAACCCCGGCCGCGCGTCCTGGCTCGTGCACGTCTTCGCCTGCACGACGCCGACCACCGCGGGCGTCGCCGACCGCTCCGACCCGTCCGAGCAGGTGCGCCTCGTCCGCATGCCCGTCGCGGAGCTCGACGCGCTCATCGCCGCGGGCCGCATCGAGGACCCGACCCTGCTGATCGCCCGCGCGGCCGCCGCCGAGCAGGGGCTGCTGCCGCCGGTCGGGCAGGTCGCGTCGCGCTGA
- a CDS encoding D-alanine--D-alanine ligase family protein — protein sequence MRISVLFGGESEERDVSIASAAQVVPALRQLGHEVVAVDTAHGALDAAAEARILTPDVGLHPPTSAELATASAGGSGAVLRLPADLRDSDLVFLALHGGSGEDGRLQALLELAGIPFTGSGSLGSALAMDKDVAKTLLRAGGVRTPDWLIDPEPGAVEAALGFPVVVKPTGQGSTVGLSVVRAAADLPAALELAARHGTVMVERFVRGRELTVGVLDGEALAVGEIGVPVDEAFTYAAKYQAGAIAETFPADLPSEVAEEARAAALAAHRILRLDGYSRSDFRLDDAGILWIIEANSLPGLTATSLLPQSAAAVGIGYAELCERIARVVLRGRAG from the coding sequence ATGCGGATCTCAGTGCTCTTCGGCGGCGAGAGCGAGGAGCGCGACGTCTCCATCGCGAGCGCCGCGCAGGTCGTCCCGGCCCTCCGGCAGCTCGGGCACGAGGTGGTCGCGGTCGACACCGCGCACGGTGCGCTGGACGCCGCCGCCGAGGCGCGGATCCTCACCCCCGACGTCGGCCTGCACCCGCCGACGTCGGCGGAGCTGGCCACCGCGAGCGCGGGCGGATCCGGCGCGGTGCTGCGCCTCCCGGCCGACCTCCGCGACAGCGACCTCGTGTTCCTCGCGCTGCACGGCGGATCCGGCGAGGACGGCCGCCTGCAGGCGCTCCTCGAGCTGGCGGGCATCCCGTTCACGGGATCCGGCTCCCTCGGCAGCGCCCTCGCGATGGACAAGGACGTCGCCAAGACGCTGCTGCGCGCCGGCGGCGTCCGCACGCCCGACTGGCTGATCGACCCCGAGCCCGGCGCGGTCGAGGCCGCCCTCGGGTTCCCGGTGGTCGTGAAGCCGACCGGCCAGGGATCCACCGTCGGGCTCTCCGTGGTGCGCGCCGCCGCGGACCTGCCCGCCGCGCTGGAGCTCGCCGCACGGCACGGCACGGTGATGGTCGAGCGCTTCGTGCGCGGCCGCGAGCTGACGGTCGGCGTGCTCGACGGCGAGGCGCTCGCGGTCGGCGAGATCGGCGTGCCCGTGGACGAGGCGTTCACCTACGCCGCGAAGTACCAGGCCGGGGCGATCGCGGAGACGTTCCCGGCCGACCTGCCGAGCGAGGTGGCGGAGGAGGCGCGGGCCGCGGCCCTGGCGGCCCACCGGATCCTCCGGCTCGACGGCTACAGCCGCTCCGACTTCCGCCTCGATGACGCGGGCATCCTCTGGATCATCGAGGCCAACAGCCTCCCCGGCCTCACCGCGACGAGCCTCCTGCCGCAGTCGGCGGCGGCGGTCGGCATCGGCTACGCCGAGCTGTGCGAGCGGATCGCGCGGGTCGTGCTGCGGGGGCGCGCGGGCTGA
- a CDS encoding sugar ABC transporter substrate-binding protein, protein MSPRSTARRRLVGAAALAATVPLVLAGCSGGGGGGSSSGGDPKTITVTDYYNEGNDDTVIGDTLQKCGESLGVTIERTSIPGSSLIQKVLQQASSRTLPDVLMLDNPDLQQIAATGALAPLEDFGISTDGYAKGVVDAGTYEGKTYGLAPTVNTIALFYNTQMLADAGIQPPTTWDELKTAAAALKDGDRYGIAMDANATYEGTWQFLPFMWSNGGDEKDIATPETAEALQLWTDLVKDGSASQSVVNWTQSDVNDQFMAGKTAMMINGPWQIPALTESGVDYGIAKLPAPEAGGTAVAPLGGEVWTVPQTGDKAKQQTAAKVVECLNSDENQLEMATKRFTIPSKTAVATEFGQQVPEEQVFVDLVADARARTGELGAEWPKAATKIYTAVQSALTGQSSPEDALENAEQG, encoded by the coding sequence ATGTCCCCTCGATCCACCGCCCGCCGCCGCCTCGTCGGCGCCGCCGCCCTCGCGGCCACCGTCCCCCTCGTGCTCGCCGGCTGCTCCGGCGGCGGGGGAGGCGGATCCTCGTCCGGCGGGGATCCGAAGACGATCACCGTCACCGACTACTACAACGAGGGCAACGACGACACCGTCATCGGCGACACCCTCCAGAAGTGCGGCGAGTCCCTCGGCGTCACCATCGAGCGCACGTCGATCCCCGGCTCGAGCCTCATCCAGAAGGTGCTGCAGCAGGCGTCGTCGCGCACCCTGCCGGACGTGCTCATGCTCGACAACCCCGACCTCCAGCAGATCGCCGCGACCGGCGCGCTCGCCCCGCTCGAGGACTTCGGCATCTCCACCGACGGCTACGCGAAGGGCGTCGTCGACGCCGGCACCTACGAGGGCAAGACGTACGGCCTCGCGCCCACCGTCAACACGATCGCGCTCTTCTACAACACGCAGATGCTGGCCGACGCGGGGATCCAGCCGCCCACCACGTGGGACGAGCTGAAGACCGCGGCCGCCGCGCTCAAGGACGGCGACCGCTACGGCATCGCGATGGACGCCAACGCCACCTACGAGGGCACCTGGCAGTTCCTGCCCTTCATGTGGTCGAACGGCGGTGACGAGAAGGACATCGCGACCCCTGAGACCGCGGAGGCGCTGCAGCTCTGGACCGACCTCGTGAAGGACGGCTCGGCGTCCCAGAGCGTCGTCAACTGGACCCAGTCCGACGTCAACGACCAGTTCATGGCCGGCAAGACGGCGATGATGATCAACGGCCCGTGGCAGATCCCGGCGCTCACCGAGTCGGGCGTCGACTACGGCATCGCGAAGCTCCCGGCGCCCGAGGCCGGCGGCACCGCCGTCGCCCCGCTCGGCGGCGAGGTGTGGACCGTGCCGCAGACGGGCGACAAGGCGAAGCAGCAGACGGCCGCGAAGGTCGTCGAGTGCCTCAACTCCGACGAGAACCAGCTCGAGATGGCGACCAAGCGCTTCACCATCCCGTCGAAGACCGCCGTCGCCACCGAGTTCGGCCAGCAGGTGCCGGAGGAGCAGGTGTTCGTCGACCTCGTCGCCGACGCCCGCGCCCGCACCGGCGAGCTCGGCGCGGAGTGGCCGAAGGCCGCCACGAAGATCTACACGGCCGTGCAGTCGGCGCTCACCGGCCAGTCGTCGCCGGAGGACGCGCTGGAGAACGCCGAGCAGGGCTGA